GGCTCGGGACGGAATCGAACCGCCGACACGAGGATTTTCAGTCCTCTGCTCTACCGACTGAGCTACCGAGCCTTTATGTAAAAATGGCGGTCCCGACCGGGGTCGAACCGGCGATCTCCTGCGTGACAGGCAGGCATGTTAACCACTACACCACGGGACCATTTGGTTGCGGGGACAGGATTTGAACCTGCGACCTTCGGGTTATGAGCCCGACGAGCTACCGTGCTGCTCCACCCCGCGATGATAAAATATTTACTTTAGAAAAAATGGAGGAGGTAGAGGGATTCGAACCCCCGCGCGACTCTCGCCGCCTGTCGGTTTTCAAGACCGATCCCTTCAGCCGAACTTGGGTATACCTCCGAGATATATACGTCTAATGGTGGACCTTGTAGGACTCGAACCTACGACCGGACGGTTATGAGCCGTCTGCTCTAACCAGCTGAGCTAAAGGTCCTTTATGGTAGCGGCGGAGGGGATCGAACCCCCGACCTCACGGGTATGAACCGTACGCTCTAGCCAGCTGAGCTACACCGCCATAAATGATATTAATATAAGTGGAGCCTAGCGGGATCGAACCGCTGACCTCCTGCGTGCAAGGCAGGCGCTCTCCCAGCTGAGCTAAGGCCCCATGTTTTTTAGGGAATCGGGAAGACAGGATTTGAACCTGCGACCCCCTGGTCCCAAACCAGGTGCTCTACCAAGCTGAGCCACTTCCCGTTAATAAAAGCGCGCCCGAGAGGAGTCGAACCCCTAACCTCTTGATCCGTAGTCAAACGCTCTATCCAATTGAGCTACGGGCGCATATGGTGCCGAGGGCGGGGGTCGAACCCGCACGGTGGTCACCCACCGCAGGATTTTAAGTCCTGTGCGTCTGCCTGTTCCGCCACCCCGGCATGTCATATTGAAAATTGGAGCGGAAGACGGGATTCGAACCCGCGACCCCAACCTTGGCAAGGTTGTATTCTACCACTGAACTACTTCCGCAAGACATGTATGAGTTATTTAATTAAAAGTGCGGGTGAAGGGAGTCGAACCCCCACGCCAAAGGCGCCAGATCCTAAGTCTGGTGCGTCTGCCAATTCCGCCACACCCGCATATTAATTTATTTAAGAAAAATGGGGCGACTGATGGGAATCGAACCCACGAATGCCGGAGCCACAATCCGGTGCGTTAACCACTTCGCCACAACCGCCATGATTTCTGGTGCCGACTAGAGGACTTGAACCCCCAACCTACTGATTACAAGTCAGTTGCTCTACCAATTGAGCTAAGTCGGCTAAATGGTGGAGGATGACGGGATCGAACCGCCGACCCCCTGCTTGTAAGGCAGGTGCTCTCCCAGCTGAGCTAATCCTCCATTTGCCTGGCAACGTCCTACTCTCACAGGGACAAGGTCCCAACTACCATCGGCGCTAGAGAGCTTAACTTCCGTGTTCGGTATGGGAACGGGTGTGACCTCTCTGCCATCATTACCAGACTGTATTCATTTAAGACAAGAATTATTGTAACTCATTTACTTTCGAAAGTCAACAAGTTTTTTATATTCTTTCAAAACTAGATAACATTGCTTCATATTATATGGTTAAGTCCTCGATCTATTAGTATTCGTCAGCTCCACATGTCACCATGCTTCCACCTCGAACCTATCAACCTGATCATCTTTCAGGGATCTTACTAGCTTACGCTATGGGAAATCTCATCTTGAGGGGGGCTTCATGCTTAGATGCTTTCAGCACTTATCCCTTCCGCACATAGCTACCCAGCTATGCCCTTGGCAGAACAACTGGTACACCAGCGGTGCGTCCATCCCGGTCCTCTCGTACTAAGGACAGCTCCTCTCAAATTTCCTACGCCCACGACGGATAGGGACCGAACTGTCTCACGACGTTCTGAACCCAGCTCGCGTACCGCTTTAATGGGCGAACAGCCCAACCCTTGGGACCGACTACAGCCCCAGGATGCGATGAGCCGACATCGAGGTGCCAAACCTCCCCGTCGATGTGGACTCTTGGGGGAGATAAGCCTGTTATCCCCGGGGTAGCTTTTATCCGTTGAGCGATGGCCCTTCCATGCGGAACCACCGGATCACTAAGCCCGACTTTCGTCCCTGCTCGACTTGTAGGTCTCGCAGTCAAGCTCCCTTATGCCTTTGCACTCTACGAATGATTTCCAACCATTCTGAGGGAACCTTTGGGCGCCTCCGTTACACTTTAGGAGGCGACCGCCCCAGTCAAACTGCCCACCTGACACTGTCTCCCGGGTCGATAAGACCCGTAGGTTAGAATTTCAATACAGTCAGGGCGGTATCCCACCAGCGCCTCCACCGAAGCTAGCGCTCCGGTTTCAATGGCTCCCGCCTATCCTGTACAAACTGTACCAAAATTCAATATCAGGCTACAGTAAAGCTCCACGGGGTCTTTCCGTCCTGTCGCGGGTAACCTGCATCTTCACAGGTACTATAATTTCACCGAGTCTCTGGTTGAGACAGTGCCCAAATCGTTACACCTTTCGTGCGGGTCGGAACTTACCCGACAAGGAATTTCGCTACCTTAGGACCGTTATAGTTACGGCCGCCGTTTACTGGGGCTTCAGTTCAGAGCTTCGCTTACGCTAACCCCTCTCCTTAACCTTCCAGCACCGGGCAGGTGTCACCCCCTATACTTCGCCTTACGGCTTCGCAGAGAGCTGTGTTTTTGCTAAACAGTCGCTTGGGCCTATTCACTGCGGCTTTCCGTTAAGAAAGCACCCCTTCTCCCGAAGTTACGGGGTCATTTTGCCGAGTTCCTTAACCAGAGTTCTCTCGCACACCTTAGGATTCTCTCCTCGCCTACCTGTGTCGGTTTGCGGTACAGGCACCTTTTATCTCGCTAGAAGCTTTTCTTGGCAGCGGGGAATCAAAGACTTCGCTCCATAAGGAGCTTCCCCATCACAGCTCAGCCTTTACGATAAGCGGATTTGCCTACTTATCAGCCTAACTGCTTGGACGTGCACAACCAATCGCACGCTTCTTCTATCCTTCTGCGTCCCTCCATTGCTCAAACGATAAAGAGGTGGTACAGGAATATCAACCTGTTGTCCATCGCCTACGCCTGTCGGCCTCGGCTTAGGTCCTGACTAACCCTGAGCGGACGAGCCTTCCTCAGGAAACCTTAGGCATTCGGTGGACGGGATTCTCACCCGTCTTTCGCTACTCATACCGGCATTCTCACTTCTAAGCACTCCACCAGTCCTTCCGGTCTGACTTCACTGTCCTTAGAACGCTCCCCTACCACTGATACCATTGGTATCAATCCGCAGCTTCGGTGGTGTATTTAGCCCCGGTACATTTTCGGCGCAGAGTCACTCGACTAGTGAGCTATTACGCACTCTTTAAATGGTGGCTGCTTCTAAGCCAACATCCTAGTTGTCTAAGCAACTCCACATCCTTTTCCACTTAATACACACTTTGGGACCTTAGCTGGCGGTCTGGGCTGTTTCCCTTTTGACTACGGATCTTATCACTCGCAGTCTGACTCCTAAGGATAAGTCATTGGCATTCGGAGTTTGACTGAATTCGGTAATCCGATGAGGACCCCTAGTCCAATCAGTGCTCTACCTCCAAGACTCTTACACTTAAGGCTAGCCCTAAAGCTATTTCGGGGAGAACCAGCTATCTCCAGGTTCGATTGGAATTTCTCCGCTACCCACACCTCATCCCCGCACTTTTCAACGTGCGTGGGTTCGGGCCTCCATTCAGTGTTACCTGAACTTCACCCTGGACATGGGTAGATCACCTGGTTTCGGGTCTACGACCACGTACTAAACGCCCTATTCAGACTCGCTTTCGCTGCGGCTCCGCCTCTTCAGCTTAACCTCGCACGGGATCGTAACTCGCCGGTTCATTCTACAAAAGGCACGCCATCACCCGTTAACGGGCTCTGACTATTTGTAGGCACACGGTTTCAGGATCTCTTTCACTCCCCTTCCGGGGTGCTTTTCACCTTTCCCTCACGGTACTGGTTCACTATCGATCACTAGGGAGTATTTAGCCTTGGGAGATGGTCCTCCCAGATTCCGACGGAATTTCACGTGTTCCGCCGTACTCAGGATACATTCAAGAGAGAACGAAGTTTCGACTACGGGGTTGTTACCCTCTACGACGGACCTTTCCAGGTCGCTTCGTCTACCTCGTTCCTTTGTAACTCCGTATAGAATGTCCTACAACCCCAAGAGGCAAGCCTCTTGGTTTGGGCTATGTTCCGTTTCGCTCGCCGCTACTCAGGAAATCGCATTTGCTTTCTCTTCCTCCAGGTACTTAGATGTTTCAGTTCCCTGGGTCTGTCTTCCTTACCCTATGTATTCAGATAAGGATACCATACCATTACGTATGGTGGGTTTCCCCATTCGGAAATCTTCGGATCAAAGCTTACTTACAGCTCCCCGAAGCATATCGGCGTTAGTCCCGTCCTTCATCGACTCCTAGTGTCAAGGCATCCACCGTGCGCCCTTTCTAACTTAACCAAACTAAAATTAAAAAATATGAGCTACACTGTTATCTAGTTTTCAAAGAACATACATTTATATATGAGAGATAGTTCTCTCAAAACTGAACAAAACGAAACACGGAAACTTTATTGATGAACAGCGTTCATCAATTCTCCATAGAAAGGAGGTGATCCAGCCGCACCTTCCGATACGGCTACCTTGTTACGACTTCACCCCAATCATCTGTCCCACCTTAGGCGGCTGGCTCCAAAAAGGTTACCCCACCGACTTCGGGTGTTACAAACTCTCGTGGTGTGACGGGCGGTGTGTACAAGGCCCGGGAACGTATTCACCGCGGCATGCTGATCCGCGATTACTAGCGATTCCAGCTTCATGTAGGCGAGTTGCAGCCTACAATCCGAACTGAGAACGGTTTTATGAGATTAGCTCCACCTCGCGGTCTTGCAGCTCTTTGTACCGTCCATTGTAGCACGTGTGTAGCCCAGGTCATAAGGGGCATGATGATTTGACGTCATCCCCACCTTCCTCCGGTTTGTCACCGGCAGTCACCTTAGAGTGCCCAACTTAATGATGGCAACTAAGATCAAGGGTTGCGCTCGTTGCGGGACTTAACCCAACATCTCACGACACGAGCTGACGACAACCATGCACCACCTGTCACTCTGCTCCCGAAGGAGAAGCCCTATCTCTAGGGTTTTCAGAGGATGTCAAGACCTGGTAAGGTTCTTCGCGTTGCTTCGAATTAAACCACATGCTCCACCGCTTGTGCGGGCCCCCGTCAATTCCTTTGAGTTTCAGCCTTGCGGCCGTACTCCCCAGGCGGAGTGCTTAATGCGTTAACTTCAGCACTAAAGGGCGGAAACCCTCTAACACTTAGCACTCATCGTTTACGGCGTGGACTACCAGGGTATCTAATCCTGTTTGCTCCCCACGCTTTCGCGCCTCAGTGTCAGTTACAGACCAGAAAGTCGCCTTCGCCACTGGTGTTCCTCCATATCTCTACGCATTTCACCGCTACACATGGAATTCCACTTTCCTCTTCTGCACTCAAGTCTCCCAGTTTCCAATGACCCTCCACGGTTGAGCCGTGGGCTTTCACATCAGACTTAAGAAACCACCTGCGCGCGCTTTACGCCCAATAATTCCGGATAACGCTTGCCACCTACGTATTACCGCGGCTGCTGGCACGTAGTTAGCCGTGGCTTTCTGGTTAGGTACCGTCAAGGTGCCAGCTTATTCAACTAGCACTTGTTCTTCCCTAACAACAGAGTTTTACGACCCGAAAGCCTTCATCACTCACGCGGCGTTGCTCCGTCAGACTTTCGTCCATTGCGGAAGATTCCCTACTGCTGCCTCCCGTAGGAGTCTGGGCCGTGTCTCAGTCCCAGTGTGGCCGATCACCCTCTCAGGTCGGCTACGCATCGTTGCCTTGGTGAGCCGTTACCTCACCAACTAGCTAATGCGACGCGGGTCCATCCATAAGTGACAGCCGAAGCCGCCTTTCAATTTCGAACCATGCGGTTCAAAATGTTATCCGGTATTAGCCCCGGTTTCCCGGAGTTATCCCAGTCTTATGGGCAGGTTACCCACGTGTTACTCACCCGTCCGCCGCTAACTTCATAAGAGCAAGCTCTTAATCCATTCGCTCGACTTGCATGTATTAGGCACGCCGCCAGCGTTCATCCTGAGCCAGGATCAAACTCTCCAATAAAGTTAGTTTGTCTAGCATCTAAAATAAAAATTGACGTTTCACGTTGTTTGTTTCGTTCAGTTTTCAAAGAACTACTTGGTCGCTCATTTGCGACTTCCTTATGTTAACATCTTCGTTTTTCGATGTCAACTAAGTTTTTCAATTTCTTTTTTGTCGTTTTCTGCGTTTCCGCATCAGCGACGGTTATTAATATATCATGGTAAAAAATGAAATGCAACACCTTTTATAAACTTTTTTTAAAACTGCCCACATTTCTTTTTTTATATCATATACTTAAACGAAATATCTCTTTCATGTATGAGCAATTCCTACATATATTTTATATAAAGTTACTCTATCAAAAGACGTTTCTTTCTATAATAAGCGTTTTATTCATATAGCATATCATACAGGGAGGAATATATATGGACTATACCGATTTATTAATCAAACTAAGTCTCTCGGCTATTTTAGGATTTGCCATTGGTTTAGAACGTGAATTAAAACGGAAACCACTTGGTTTAAAAACGTGTTTAGTTATTTCTATTATTAGTTGCCTCCTAACGATTGTTTCTATTAAAGCAGCTTATAACTTACCACATACCGATCATATGAACTTGGATCCACTTCGACTTGCCGCTCAAATTGTATCAGGAATTGGTTTTTTAGGTGCTGGCGTAATTTTAAGAAGAGGTAACGATAGCATTGCAGGGCTCACGACTGCCGCTATGATCTGGGGTGCTTCTGGTATTGGTATTGCTGTTGGGGCCGGATTCTATATTGAAGCGATATTCGGAATGTGTTTCCTTATGATTAGTGTCGAACTTATACCACTCGCGATGAAATATGTAGGCCCTAGATCATTTCGTCAACGTGATATCGCTGTGAAACTTGTTGTACGAAATATGGACAATATCCCAATCGTAATTGAAGAAATAAAAGAAATGGATATAAAAGTTAAGAATATGAAGCTTAAAACATTAGAAAACGGTTCTCACTATTTACATCTTAAACTATCCATTGATCAAAAAAGACATACTGCTGATGTTTACTATGCTCTCCAGCATCTTGAAAGTGTCCAACAAACTGAAGTAGAAAGTATGTAACATAAAACAAACTCTCTTTAATTAGAGAGTTTTTCTTTTTTCTATAATGGCAACAATGAATGTAGTCCTACAAAGTAAGGAGGAATAGGCAATTGAAATCCCGTCCGAATTTAGTAGATACATTTCGTGATTCCATTATTTTTCGTTTAATTTGTTTTATTATTGTACTGACTGCTTTTTCCGGTTTTCTTATACATAGATTAGAACCTTTTCATTTCACTACATGGTTTGACGGAATTTGGTGGTCAATCGTTACCATTTTTACAGTTGGATATGGAGACTTTGCTCCCCATACGACGATAGGAAAACTAATAGGTATAAGTATTATTTTATTATGAACTGGCTTTTGGTCTTATTATATGGTGCTGTTTGCTACTGAAATGATTAATAAACAATATATGAAAATTAAAGGTGAAGAAGCCGCTACTTCTAACGGTCATATGATTATCGTTGGCTGGAATGAGCGCGCAAAACATGTTGTAAAGCAAATGCACGTATTACAACCAAACCTTGATATCGTTTTAATTGATGAAACACTTTCTTTACTCCCAAAACCATTTCATCATTTAGAATTTATAAAAGGTTGTCCGCATCACGATCAAACTTTATTAAAGGCCAATATTGCAACGGCACACACCATATTAATAACAGCTGATAAAGAAAAAAACGAAAGCTTAGCGGATACACAGTCCATTTTAAATATTTTAACTGCAAAAGGGCTCAACCCAAACATTCACTGCATCGCTGAACTTCTTACTTCTGAACAAATACAAAATGCAACGAGAGCTGGCGTGTCAGAAATTATAGAAGGAAATAAATTAACGAGCTATGTATTTACCGCTTCTCTTTTATTCCCTTCCATTTCAGGTGTACTATTTTCACTTTACGACGAAATCTCTGATAATAAATTACAACTGATGGAGCTTCCATCGTCCTGCACCGGACAAACTTTTGCCAATTGTAGCTATACTCTTTTAAAGCAAAACATTCTCTTACTAGGTATAAAGCGCGACGAACAATATATGATTAATCCAGTTCATTCCTTTGTTCTCATTGAAAGCGACATACTCATTGTTATTCACCATTAGTAAAATGACGCTCTAATTCTTGCATGAGCACTTTCCCAATATTGATATATTTTCTTTTCACATCTCCATCTGGATCTTTCGGCTCAGCAAATTGATCCATTCCACTCGTTCCAGCTGTTAAAGTATTCACATTATCATCTAGTTCGTCTTGATATACGTGCGAAAGAATATACGGCGTTCCAAGACGAACTATTACGCCTGGTACATCTAGTTCTCCATCAATGGCTGTAAATGGAACTCGTAAAAATTGATACCCATCTTCTTCATCAATTTTGTAATCGAAGCATCCTTTATCATAATCCCAATTACCACCGATGCTATATCCAAGTGGTTTCATAATCTCTTCTAACTTATATAACGCATATGTACGTCCTTCTAAATTTGATTGAATCGGAATCAAGCCCATCCCTCCTAGACTTTTCCTTTAGCATACCCACTTTAGTTTGAATATACTGATGGACTTTTCGATAAAATAATAAAAAGCGACCGGAATCCGGTCGCTTTTTATTATTTTAAACGCTCTTCTAATTCTGCTTTTAATTCTTCAAATCCTGGTTTACCAAGTAAAGCAAACATGTTTTTCTTGTATGCTTCTACTCCAGGTTGGTCAAATGGATTCACGCCTAATAAGTAGCCGCTCATCGCACATGCTTTTTCGAAGAAGTATACAAGGTAACCGAATGTGTACTCATTTAATTCAGGAATATTTACGATTAAGTTTGGTACTCCCCCGTCGCTATGTGCAAGTAATGTACCTTCGTATGCTTTTGTGTTTACGAAGTCTACAGTTTCACCAGCAAGGTAGTTTAATCCGTCTAAATCGTTTTCTTCTGATTCGATTGTTAGTTCATGTGTAGATTTACCTACTTTAAGAACTGTTTCAAATAAGTCACGACGCCCTTCTTGAACGTATTGACCTAATGAGTGTAAATCAGTTGAGAAGTTTGCTGAAGATGGGAAAATGCCTTTTTGATCTTTTCCTTCACTTTCACCAAATAACTGTTTCCACCACTCAGCGAAGTATTGAAGTGCTGGCTCATAGTTAACAAGCATTTCAATTGTTTTTCCTTTATTGTATAAAGCGTTACGAACTACTGCGTATTGGTAAGCTGGATTTTCTTCTAGTTCTGATGTTCCGAAGTCATCATGACCAGCAGCTGCACCTTTCATCATCTCTTCAATATTTAAGCCACTTACTGCGATTGGTAATAAACCAACTGGCGTTAATACAGAGAAACGACCTCCAACATCATCTGGAATAACAAATGTTTCGTAACCTTCGTTATCAGCTAATGTTTTTAATGCACCACGCGCTTTATCTGTAGTTGCATAAATACGTTTGCGAGCTTCTTCTTTTCCATACTTTTCTTCTAATAACTTACGGAAGATACGGAATGCTAGCGCTGGCTCTGTTGTTGTACCTGATTTGGAAATAACGTTAATAGAGAAGTCTTTACCTTCTAATACGTCCATTAAATCTTTCATATAAGTGGAGCTAATGTTTTGTCCAACAAATAGCACTTGTGGAGTTTTACGTTGTTCTTTAGAAAGCGTGTTGTAGAAAGAATGGTTTAACATTTCGATTGCTGCGCGTGCTCCTAGGTAAGAACCACCAATACCTACAACAAGTAAAATGTCAGAGTCATTTTTAATTTTTTCTGCGCATTTTTGAATGCGAGCGAATTCTTCTTTGTCATATTGAAGCGGAAGGTCTACCCACCCAAGGAAATCGTTCCCAGCTCCAGTTTTTTCGTGGATTGCGTGATGTGTTACTTTCACTGCATCACGTAAATAAGTGATTTCATGTTCACCGATGAAGGATAACGCTTTAGAATAGTCGAACGTTACATGTGTACTCATCTTTTTCCCTCCAATTATGGATATGTATTTCTGTATTCACTTTAGCGAAACTGAAGTTGTAAATCAAGCGATTAGGCAATTGTAAACGTAACCAATATATATTTTTTAGAAAAAGTTCATTTTTTGCATAAAAATTCGCATTTTTCGGTATAGATGTATATACATCCTTTTCTAAACATTTTTTATGTATAAAAACAACATAACTACCCCATTCTATAAAAGAGTTAATTAACTCATCGCTTGCTCATGCTTCACAATTAAGGGGGGCTTTTTCATGAGTACTTTGCAACGTATCGCATTAGTCTTTACTGTAATTGGCGCTGTGAACTGGGGACTAATCGGGTTTTTCCAGTTTGACTTAGTAGCAGCCATTTTCGGTGGACAAAATTCAGCTCTTGCACGTATTATTTACGGCATCGTTGGTATATCTGGGCTTATCAACCTTGGTTTACTGTTTAAACCATCTGAAAATCTTGGTACGCACCCAGAAACAAACGAAATTCGATAATCAGTATGTCCTTTCACCTCCGACATACGAATATGATTGCATGCAATCATATTTGCAAATATATATCATAAGATAAAGTAAAAGAGGAACGCTCATATGCGTTCCTCTTTTACTTTGTTAACTCGGACTCTTCAATCCATTCTGCCAACTTTTCTCGCAGCGTATTAAATCCGTTTTCAGATGGGTTCGGTATAAGAATCCTTCCTTGTTTTCTTTTCGCCGCTTTTAACGATAAACTCATTTTTCTGTGCTCTTCATCAATTGAAAGTACCTTTACTTCTACTGTATCGCCGACCTTTAAAAAGTCATGAATATCCTTTACATATCCATTTGTAATTTCAGATATATGCACAAGTCCTTGTGTTTCTGCATCTAACGCTACAAACGCACCGTAATCTTGAATTCCAGTCACTTTCCCTGTTACAACCACTCCTGTTGTATATTGTTCTGACAT
This DNA window, taken from Bacillus cereus ATCC 14579, encodes the following:
- the yugI gene encoding S1 domain-containing post-transcriptional regulator GSP13, whose translation is MSEQYTTGVVVTGKVTGIQDYGAFVALDAETQGLVHISEITNGYVKDIHDFLKVGDTVEVKVLSIDEEHRKMSLSLKAAKRKQGRILIPNPSENGFNTLREKLAEWIEESELTK
- a CDS encoding glucose-6-phosphate isomerase; translation: MSTHVTFDYSKALSFIGEHEITYLRDAVKVTHHAIHEKTGAGNDFLGWVDLPLQYDKEEFARIQKCAEKIKNDSDILLVVGIGGSYLGARAAIEMLNHSFYNTLSKEQRKTPQVLFVGQNISSTYMKDLMDVLEGKDFSINVISKSGTTTEPALAFRIFRKLLEEKYGKEEARKRIYATTDKARGALKTLADNEGYETFVIPDDVGGRFSVLTPVGLLPIAVSGLNIEEMMKGAAAGHDDFGTSELEENPAYQYAVVRNALYNKGKTIEMLVNYEPALQYFAEWWKQLFGESEGKDQKGIFPSSANFSTDLHSLGQYVQEGRRDLFETVLKVGKSTHELTIESEENDLDGLNYLAGETVDFVNTKAYEGTLLAHSDGGVPNLIVNIPELNEYTFGYLVYFFEKACAMSGYLLGVNPFDQPGVEAYKKNMFALLGKPGFEELKAELEERLK
- a CDS encoding YugN-like family protein; its protein translation is MIPIQSNLEGRTYALYKLEEIMKPLGYSIGGNWDYDKGCFDYKIDEEDGYQFLRVPFTAIDGELDVPGVIVRLGTPYILSHVYQDELDDNVNTLTAGTSGMDQFAEPKDPDGDVKRKYINIGKVLMQELERHFTNGE
- a CDS encoding DUF378 domain-containing protein translates to MSTLQRIALVFTVIGAVNWGLIGFFQFDLVAAIFGGQNSALARIIYGIVGISGLINLGLLFKPSENLGTHPETNEIR
- a CDS encoding MgtC/SapB family protein, encoding MDYTDLLIKLSLSAILGFAIGLERELKRKPLGLKTCLVISIISCLLTIVSIKAAYNLPHTDHMNLDPLRLAAQIVSGIGFLGAGVILRRGNDSIAGLTTAAMIWGASGIGIAVGAGFYIEAIFGMCFLMISVELIPLAMKYVGPRSFRQRDIAVKLVVRNMDNIPIVIEEIKEMDIKVKNMKLKTLENGSHYLHLKLSIDQKRHTADVYYALQHLESVQQTEVESM